A single Cupriavidus sp. D39 DNA region contains:
- a CDS encoding MFS transporter has translation MLTMNNPAAADADRLPLPALLALAMAGFLTLLTETIPAGMLSRISEGLGVSEALAGQFVSLYAIGSLVAAIPLTAATQGWRRRPLLLAALAGLLVFNTLTALSPGYVVALVARFLAGMAGGLIWGMLAGYARRMVPDHLKGRALAVAGVGAPLALCLGMPFGTLLGTALGWRATFGAMSILALAVMAWVALRAPDYAGQAAGKHMPVRRVFATPGVRPVLAVLALWVMAHNVLYTYVVPFLVPAGLAGQVDIVLLVFGVASLGGVWISGLLIDRMLRVLVLASLALFAMASLALGIGGSHPIVVYLAVVTWGLTFGGSPALLQTASAEAAGPGADVAQSMLVTTWNLAIAAGGILGGVLLETHGVGAFPWALLALLVAGLAVAWTSRGHGFPARPDAA, from the coding sequence ATGCTGACAATGAACAACCCCGCCGCCGCAGACGCGGACCGCCTGCCGCTGCCGGCCTTGCTTGCGCTTGCCATGGCGGGATTCCTGACGCTGCTGACGGAGACCATCCCGGCCGGCATGCTCTCGCGCATCAGCGAAGGGCTGGGGGTATCCGAAGCACTCGCGGGCCAGTTCGTGAGCCTCTACGCCATCGGCTCGCTGGTGGCGGCCATCCCGCTCACAGCGGCCACGCAAGGCTGGCGCCGCCGGCCATTGCTGCTGGCCGCGCTGGCCGGGCTGCTGGTCTTCAATACGCTCACCGCGCTGTCGCCCGGCTATGTGGTGGCACTGGTGGCGCGCTTCCTGGCGGGCATGGCGGGCGGCCTGATCTGGGGCATGCTTGCGGGCTATGCGCGGCGCATGGTGCCCGATCATCTCAAAGGCCGTGCGCTGGCCGTGGCCGGCGTCGGCGCGCCGCTGGCGCTGTGCCTGGGCATGCCGTTCGGCACGCTGCTGGGCACCGCGCTGGGCTGGCGCGCCACGTTCGGCGCGATGTCGATCCTGGCGCTGGCCGTGATGGCGTGGGTCGCGTTGAGAGCACCGGATTACGCCGGCCAGGCGGCGGGCAAGCACATGCCGGTGCGCCGGGTATTCGCGACCCCTGGCGTGCGGCCGGTCCTCGCCGTGCTGGCCTTGTGGGTGATGGCCCACAACGTTCTCTACACCTATGTCGTGCCGTTTCTCGTGCCCGCCGGGCTGGCCGGGCAGGTGGATATCGTGCTGCTGGTGTTCGGCGTGGCGTCGCTGGGCGGCGTGTGGATCAGCGGCCTGCTGATCGACCGCATGCTGCGCGTGCTGGTGCTGGCAAGCCTTGCGCTGTTCGCCATGGCCTCGCTAGCGCTCGGCATTGGGGGCAGCCATCCAATCGTGGTCTATCTGGCGGTCGTGACCTGGGGCCTGACGTTCGGCGGCTCCCCCGCCTTGCTCCAGACCGCTTCCGCCGAAGCGGCCGGGCCCGGCGCGGATGTCGCGCAATCGATGCTCGTCACCACCTGGAACCTCGCCATCGCGGCCGGCGGCATCCTCGGCGGCGTCCTGCTGGAGACGCACGGCGTCGGCGCGTTCCCGTGGGCGCTGCTTGCGTTGCTGGTTGCCGGCCTGGCGGTTGCGTGGACCTCGCGCGGGCATGGGTTCCCGGCGCGGCCCGATGCAGCATAG
- a CDS encoding LysR substrate-binding domain-containing protein, producing the protein MDFDPTLLRAFVAVKETGGFTRAAQRLHLTQSAVSHQIRRLEEQVGRPLLYRTTRTLTLTEDGNEFLQHAQQILASLDALSRRFQPSPVCGVVRFGVPETFLGERLPQLLSQFARAFPKVRLDVNVGTYLDLRAMIKAGELDLAVVLSEPGGEGGTVLQQTQFVWAAAQTFEIAPGASLPLALSPSPCVNRQVGVAALEGTSIPWHVAFTSPSQEGIRTAVLAGLGASVQIRGDLKPGMKVVDGQFGLPALPAADFALIWSDGEKPPAAREFGQLLVSLQEPPPKPGRRLRKP; encoded by the coding sequence ATGGATTTCGATCCGACACTGCTGCGGGCCTTTGTCGCCGTCAAGGAAACCGGCGGCTTCACGCGCGCGGCGCAACGGCTGCACCTGACGCAGTCCGCAGTCAGCCATCAGATCCGGCGGCTCGAAGAGCAGGTCGGCCGGCCGCTGCTGTACCGCACCACACGCACCCTGACCCTGACCGAGGACGGCAACGAGTTTCTCCAGCATGCGCAGCAGATCCTGGCCTCGCTCGATGCGCTTTCGCGCCGCTTCCAGCCGTCTCCCGTTTGCGGCGTGGTGCGCTTCGGCGTGCCGGAAACCTTCCTGGGCGAGCGGCTGCCGCAACTGCTGTCGCAGTTCGCCCGGGCATTTCCCAAGGTGCGTCTCGATGTGAACGTGGGCACGTACCTGGATTTGCGCGCGATGATCAAGGCCGGCGAGCTGGATCTTGCCGTGGTTTTGTCAGAGCCCGGCGGGGAGGGTGGCACGGTGCTGCAGCAGACGCAGTTTGTGTGGGCCGCTGCCCAGACCTTCGAGATCGCACCGGGTGCGTCGTTGCCGCTCGCGCTGTCCCCCTCGCCGTGCGTTAACCGGCAGGTGGGCGTGGCGGCATTGGAGGGCACATCCATACCGTGGCACGTGGCCTTCACGTCGCCAAGCCAGGAGGGCATCCGCACGGCGGTGCTGGCAGGACTCGGCGCCTCGGTGCAGATCCGCGGCGACCTGAAACCGGGGATGAAAGTGGTGGATGGCCAGTTCGGGTTGCCGGCGCTGCCGGCGGCGGATTTTGCGCTGATCTGGAGCGATGGCGAGAAGCCGCCGGCCGCCCGCGAGTTCGGGCAGTTGCTGGTGAGCCTGCAGGAGCCGCCGCCCAAGCCTGGCCGGCGGCTCAGGAAGCCTTAG
- a CDS encoding LysR family transcriptional regulator: protein MDSLGSLGVFVRAGEARSFTVAGQQLGISSSAVSKAIVRLEASLGVRLFHRSTRNVSLTPEGALFLERCRRILCEVEAAQTELLQTQSAPRGKLRLSLPSIGAPFMNRLAEFKRLYPEVELEIDCTDRLVEVIEEGFDAVIRTGEPSDSRLMSRTIGSFRLVMVGSPDYFRRAGLPREPEDLARHDCLLYRYPTTGKLQAWPLCRDGQPAEIERQASMVTNTLEPQVCFAEQGLGIACVPDIAIRRQLDEGTLVSVLDDYNQDRTMLRVLWPSSRQLSPKLRAFVDFITGNLLAP from the coding sequence ATGGATAGCCTGGGTTCGCTTGGCGTGTTCGTCAGGGCAGGGGAAGCCCGCAGTTTCACCGTGGCGGGACAGCAGCTGGGCATCTCGTCCTCGGCGGTCAGCAAGGCAATCGTGCGGCTGGAGGCGAGCCTCGGCGTGCGGCTGTTCCATCGCTCCACCCGCAACGTCAGCCTGACCCCGGAGGGCGCGCTGTTTCTCGAGCGTTGCCGGCGCATCCTGTGCGAGGTCGAGGCGGCCCAGACCGAGCTCTTGCAGACGCAGAGCGCGCCGCGCGGCAAGCTGAGGCTCAGCCTGCCATCGATCGGTGCCCCGTTCATGAACCGGCTCGCCGAATTCAAGCGGCTTTATCCCGAGGTCGAGCTGGAGATCGATTGCACGGACCGGCTGGTCGAGGTGATCGAGGAGGGCTTCGATGCGGTAATCCGCACCGGCGAGCCCAGCGATTCCCGCTTGATGTCGCGCACCATCGGCTCGTTCCGGCTGGTGATGGTCGGCTCGCCGGATTATTTCCGCCGAGCGGGGCTGCCGCGGGAGCCAGAGGATCTTGCCCGCCACGACTGCTTGCTGTACCGCTACCCCACCACCGGCAAGCTGCAGGCATGGCCGCTGTGCCGCGACGGCCAGCCGGCCGAAATCGAGCGCCAGGCCAGCATGGTGACGAACACGCTGGAGCCGCAGGTGTGCTTCGCCGAGCAAGGCCTCGGCATCGCCTGCGTGCCGGATATCGCCATTCGGCGCCAGCTGGACGAAGGCACGCTCGTCAGCGTGCTGGACGACTACAACCAGGACCGCACGATGCTGCGGGTGCTGTGGCCGTCCAGCCGCCAGCTGTCGCCCAAGCTCCGGGCCTTCGTGGACTTCATCACCGGAAACCTGCTGGCACCTTGA